In the Zingiber officinale cultivar Zhangliang chromosome 5A, Zo_v1.1, whole genome shotgun sequence genome, ttcacctcgatccgcggCGTCTTCCGGGCGGCATTAGCTTCAGCTCGgatcatctcgacgtagcatctccgagccgccagctggtctcctcgtacttctcccactttatcttccaccgggaacttgattttctggtggaaggtggagactgccgctcggaactcgctgagcgccggtcgtcccagaatgacgttgtatgctgaaggagagtcAACGATGAtgagccagtcggacctgtccgaccggcagaacttcattgcccgtaaacccgtagaggggggttgtcatgggcagcagctcggctcgatcaatttgtagttggtcgaaggcctttttgaatatgatgttgaccgagcttcctgtatcaatgaaaatgcggtgaatactatagttagctattaccactttgatgaggagagcgtcgtcatgtggcacttcgactccctccaagtccctgggcccgaagctgatttcgggaccgctcgcccgttcttggctacatccgaccgcatggatctgaagctgtctgacgctcgcctttctggctatgttggagtcgcctccggtcggcccgccagcaataatattgatttcgcctcgggaagtgttacttatattttcttcttcccgagcggacgacctaggctgctccctagacctccgggggttgtcctcacgcctcggagtatgatgccgctcgggagtctatCTCTGCCGCCTATCGGAtatcatccgatcggcttcatgagggcgttgtcgcctgtcggatgatggcgatcgacggtggcCAACCCGGGGCATGGGGTGGGCAATCAGGGGAAGGCTCCGGCAGTCTCTTGTATTATGAGTGTTTGTCCGGtgaaatgagcaaaacattggggtccataccttctttttaggcttgggccgctcggcagacacTTCTTAaatggcgtgggatcttgcatgttgctgggggcaagctgcttcagctcgcggtcctctaggcggctgatgagcagtgtgcggcttccgctcggcagtgggcatccgctcggttggagtttccttccttcgggccgcttgggcttcctccacattgatgtattcattggcccggtgtaacatatgatcgtagtctcggggcggcttccgaatgagctaacggaagaagtccccatccacgaggccttgcgtaaatgcgttcatcattgtctcagaggtggccgttggaatgtccatggccacccggttgaatccctggatataagctctgagcgactctctgagctcttgcttgatggcgaataggctgacgctagtcttctggtagcgccgactgcttgcaaaatggtggaggaaggccgtgcggaagtctttgaaacttgtggtggatccgtccggcagcctccgaaaccaccgttgagccgatcctgaGAGTGTggtaaggaaaacccgacacttcactccatctgtgtactgatgaagggtagctgtgttgtcgaatttacccaaatgatcgtccgggtcggtggttccgttgtattcaccgatcgccgggggcacatagtgctttggcagagggtcccgcaggatggcctctgagaattgaTGATTGACCCGCTCGagggaggtgtccgctcggggggccttgctTTTTCTGTTGTCTCATATTGGCacttcatctgacgaagatcctCGGTCACGATTCACTGCTGCGGCTTTAGGAgacgtgcggaatagggcccgatgaaatggaaccgtggcatgaggtgcttccgctcggccccctgatgctgatgttgcttgctgctcaatctgctcggcttgcgacttttaactctgttccacaagcttagccactcttgtctcgatcaaagcgttgagctcctctgtggagagcatcaccgagtgcagtcgtctagcttcgtccattgcttccgatcggatgcaggagcgttctcacagacggcgccaaattgatcctgtccgaacgctgaaccaacggacgctgggcacgtggcgctctcctcgttGCTGACGTCGATCCCCGACCGGTCAcacggagctccggcgaaccttcaaagaagttgggccgggaaggggttcccggcgacgacccttcgacgctcaagtcaggcaagtggacaacaaagaagtggctccaaatatcATAGAATGCCTACCTCTAATGaagtgtgaggccctttatatagagctgcgaagaggctcatgcacacataccgaggcgaatacatgtcctcagcccatacctcggtatgtgcttGTCAGACAAGCTTACTTGACACAAttctgctacagtccgagcacgtctctgatgggacaacggaaccctctgtcataagatcctgcgtatggcctggtcgttgaacatacccgctgtcagatgGTGTTCCCTTGTCCTCTTCTTACCCCTTGCCGAGCGTTCGGCCGGTCGGAagtcccctcacgtccggccggacgcatgtgttggtccgctcgggagtttCTCGGTGGTATGCTTTGTTGACTGTTCTCAATATCGTTGTTTTCTGCATCGGCCGAACAGGCTACCCAATCGGCCCGGCGACCTTGTTCCTCATGAGCATCGGAGACCCGACTTCCTGTCGGGTTGTTTTTGATTCCGCTGAGACCCCATTCGGCCGACCGGCCTTCCCTCTCGGCCGACCGACCTTCCCTCCGGTCGACCTTTTGACCCTTTGACTCCCACGTGGCGATGACCTCCCCTAGatgggggtccctgttcttaccgccggatcaggccacatgtttaaatagagagtttaaaagattttaaaactttccttttttaaccatccttatggtttaggaaaaaaaaaggaaaagaagttttaaaatttaaattttctatcaccatgttaaaaaaggaaattttataagagagtttttaaattttaaaacatgattttaatttttagaaactttcctttttttaactcatactttaggaaagagagcttgtaaattttataagaggatttcttcttataaaatttttaaaaaattatttttcctttccttttaattgtggccggccaccttgcttggtgcccaagcaagggccgaccaataggattaaaccaaattcaatcctaaaccaaataggattgatcataaccattgattggtgattgattcaatcaagaggaaagaaaaggaaaattaaaaagggaaaaggaaaaactcttggatgattttattttttgtaaaaggtttttccttatttgccttgggcaagtaatataaaagaaggggtgagggggcttcatgagacacaacttttattcttttgcttgggtgatctcttggtgtggccggccctctcccttcttcctctccctttgctctcttctccttggtggtggtggtggccggattttagaagaaggaggaagcttttgggtggtgttcaccttggaggatcgtcgcccacacgacgcccaaggagaggcgaggaatacggcagaagatctcgaggtcattagcttacaaagagaaggtataactagtatttttcttccgcatcatacaagagaggatcgtcgcccacacgacgtccaaggcgaggcgaggaatacgacagaagatctcgaggtcattagcttacaaagagaaggtataactagtatttttcttcctcagcatactagttatttttctttgtatgaattctaaatacaagaggcaattagatcaagtttatcgaatttatttttttattttgtgttttcttctttttcgaatttgtgatttgattgttccttttggttaacctagagttatttaaggaaataaatattagctttccttaaaaggctttgcctaggcggtggtggttgctcccatatccaagaaggtcatgtgcctcgccatgcagtcctggaagccaattttagaaattaatatttatggaattaataacctaggtagatttgaatcaatagtgttaagttccgcttgtgattcaaatctaaaccattaagaacagataagttaaatttggaatcaatgatgttaagttccgtctgtgattccttatttaacttctaaagaacacaataggttatttaaggaaaggttcgacacttgtacacaaatttttgtacagtggaaccggtacattttcctaggtttaaccaacaatttGTTGGTGTTATAGGTAGTATCAAATACAACAGCATCACCAAAGACGCTGTATgccctccttgatacatgatccgcccagaaacacctagtgaATCTTCCTGTTGAATTAATCTCATAAGCATAGACAAAGGCggaattcttctctttctcagtCGCAAAAAACTCAATCAGTGTTTCAGCGTCAATTCCCTTTTGTTCATCTCTTAACTctctctcaaagtttctaatatcccgTTCCGTGCAACCTAGAAACTCAGGGCCTCCGGAATCTATCTCCAATAATCGGACTTGTTGACAAGTTGGGATATTAGCTTCTGCAAACTGCTGCGTCAAAACTTTCTTGGCTTCAGAAACATGGCGATATGAGCAGAGCAAATGCACCTTCGAAGGTgttgagagtggatgattatgactttccaAGAATTTAGTGACAATCCAATTTGTCCCGGTCTGTTCTTTAACAAGTAATAGTTTTGCCCTACATCCAGTCCTTACTTCCCCACGTGCTCTTTCCTTTACACTATCAACTTGAGCAACTTTTTTCCGTTTTTCATCTAtatgtccttctttaaagcatacaaattgtTTCCATCCAACTTCATTTGTCCGCTTATTCTTCTTACTGTTGCCTAATCTTGCACTAAAGCCGGATTCACGTGCATAGTGATTATAGAATGCGAAGGCCTCCTCCAATGATGGAAATTCCATCCCAATTTGTGGTTTTCGATCTTCCCCCACTTGGGGATTGTATAGGTGAGGACCCTCAGAggtgtttgccattgctagaggaTGACATATTTAGGACCGATTGTAGGTATGAATTACAATCAATGATGATGACTAATTATGTTAAAATATTAGATTGTGGAAATGGTTATATGATCGAAGATATAAGTACGATAATCTAAAAGGCGAAAATATTCCATCTGAACCCTTACCGTCGTAACCCTATTCCCAAAGTGAAGAGTCAAAATAACTTACAAAAGTCGAAGAATCGAAGGCGGAAACAAGATGTCGCAGTGAGGTTG is a window encoding:
- the LOC121980048 gene encoding protein FAR1-RELATED SEQUENCE 5-like, whose amino-acid sequence is MANTSEGPHLYNPQVGEDRKPQIGMEFPSLEEAFAFYNHYARESGFSARLGNSKKNKRTNEVGWKQFVCFKEGHIDEKRKKVAQVDSVKERARGEVRTGCRAKLLLVKEQTGTNWIVTKFLESHNHPLSTPSKVHLLCSYRHVSEAKKVLTQQFAEANIPTCQQVRLLEIDSGGPEFLGCTERDIRNFERELRDEQKGIDAETLIEFFATEKEKNSAFVYAYEINSTGRFTRCFWADHVSRRAYSVFGDAVVFDTTYNTNKLLNATEKDNTNGDESYEEDLGLTHCPFRSEDRYYHSLVSKLKRVIQAILEVLNIVQNISEHALEM